TAATCGCTTACAGAAGGAGTTAGATATCGTGGCATCAATCATGAAAGTAGCATTAGATTGTTGTGTTGAATCTCCGACAAGAAGGACAAACATGAAAGATGTTGTAGGGATGCTACAGAAGATCAAGATTCAACTTCTTGCATGTTGAGCATGTTCTCTGAATCTCTTGTTTCGAATCGatcacttttttttgttttgttttagcaCTTGATTTGTGCATGATTCTGTTTACAGAAATGCTAGTTCGTTGCAATAAATGTCACTGTTTCCTCTTAAAACCTACAACCATATTGATCCTCTTGAAAATCTTGAAGCAGaatgatatttttgtaaattgtTGGAGGAAACAACTATATGAATACAAATAGGCAAGTAATATAATAAATGTTTTACATGGGAAACACTAAGACATCAAGATAACGAACAAAAAGAGCAATGACAAAAAATGCATTCATGCAAGCTATATATGAAGAACAGAAGAAGGATCTCATCCAAGGTTGTAATTTGTAATGCAGGCAAACTACACAAACATCAATGACTGAATCCACGACTCAAAATCGTACATTGTTGAACACCTAAGACTTAGTAGAAAACACAAAACAATTTGCAGAAATTCATTGAGGCAAAACGTCGAACATGTTGCGGGCAACAAATCATGCAGTAAGCTACGCATTCATGTACTGATTGCTTTATCAGTGTCTTGAAAATAATGGATATATTTCATATCTGAGACATTAAAGGGAAAATCATTCGCTAATTAGAATTTTTTATTAgccttttaataatattttttaaaaaaaatgaccttaactttgaaaaaaattgcTTGAAAATTAGAATAACAACTTATACCTCATGAGCAACAATTTATTCTATTTCACTAAGTAGCTTTGGTTATGCGATTTCATCTCGTGATTTGAGTCATTTGATAAAATatgactatatttatttgtaaatttttggcgttagtttatatttttcctattttttattaatcaattactcatttttgggattttccaaaaaaaataaaaattaaacaaaattgttgaaaacggATCGGATAGGTTATTTAAAAGATAGGTGATTTATGGGTTGGATATGTGTTTTAAAAGTGGGTCggatagtttaggggcataagCGACCCCTTTCCcttttaatataaataacacgTGGCAATGTAAAAATGACGTGGCAATTCCATTTGACatttaaagaaatataaaatgagTTGGAAATTTCCAGCAGGACAACTTAACGTcataagggcatatctagacCAAAAGTTGGACGGCAAGGACATGAGTGAACCAAACTTTGAACGGGGTATATCTAGagcttttcgaatagtttaggggttgtTGGAATGTACGCGTCCACGTTTTCTATGGGACCAGGTCTTCAGCACAGTTACGataacagaaaataaacaaagtgctgaaagtaaagattgcacaacaactttacgtggaaacctccttgctcaagggagtaaaaccacgacctggcctgaggacttttcaaacttctttcactaatcttctccaagcaaaagtaaaagcaagtTTACAAACCGAGATTAGCCTACTAATCCCAACtctaagcaatacctcctattacttagatgagccaaagcagatacaacactgcccactaagctatcacccttagataacttagactttgcTAAGCGGATACAACACCGCCCTCTATACTAATCCCGaccgattaatatagactttagaGTAAGACcctaagttacccttaacctagttcttacaatgattcacacaaatttgaaacgtttctttcacaaaacgaatcctacaatgtaagcactattacaagcaaacaaaGTAACAGCTGGTACAAGAAGCTCTTGAAGTAATCGATCAGATCCCTTGCTGttcttgaaacttgaaaatatttctctctttgaatgaatgagtAATATGTTGTATTTTGTTTAGTATATACCATAAAAAGTTAATACCAAACGTACAAGCAACCTCCTTGCTTCTGATTGGTGAAGTACTctgcagcttcaccaactttctgACGCAGACAACATTTACAGCTGTACTGCACTTTGACACTGGACGagcatactctgcagaggaccaggtccctgcacttgtgaggagatcatcaaaacaccaaaaGGCATAGGCTCTTATCAATTTCCCCCTTTTcgatgatgacaaacaacctgCATAACTCCTCACGTGAGTGAACAAACATTCATTCAATGACTCAAGTTTCCCCCTTATTTGAACAAACAACCTCGTCGCTTCTGATTGGTGAAGTGCTCTGAAGCGTCACCAACTTTCTGACGCAGACAACTTTTACAGTTGTACAACATATTGACACTGGACGAGTATACTCTGCAAAGGACCAGGTCCCtacacttgtgaggagatcatcaaaacatctaggaGCATTAGCACTTATCAGGGgcatatttgaccattttctcttttttaaagggtatttttgagcctaAAGAAAACGTTGAGGGTATTTTTAAACCAATAGATGGAAGGAGGACATTTTTGAACCTTTTCTAATAGGTTAACGACatttttgagccttttcccaaGAAACTATATATGCTTCATCTTTAAGTAAATCATTTCATCTTCATAGACATTTCAAAAGGCATGGCAGATATAGGAACACCATTTTAGTTAAGAAACCGAAGACTCAAAGACAATCATGAAGAACATATGAAGTGTGGTGCCTGCAGCGATTTCTCGACAGCGACAACGGTGAGGAACTGATTATGTCATAGTCCTCCTGCCCTTCATCAATTTTCTGTTTTTGAATCTGGAAGGTTTCAAATTTTTAACActatttctttgttgttttcttcTAACGCTTCCCCCTCTCTTATTGTAGAATATGCCTCTTTTTAGATTAATTTGTGATGCAATTTGAAGTGTTCTTGGAATTCAAGGTATATAGATTGATCCGAGGATTTTTATAACGCAGTTATTCACTggattttttttccctttctctaTGTTATTAATCTTTATTTGTtcctttttcccctttttactttatttttccttagcttgattttcatttttgaaaaggtgaaatttcaacaataaatatgatgaaagtatataattagtaaaataattttacctttgaGAATCACACATGGTATTTTTCGCAgctataaatttttttatgcaatATATTTGTTCTCTTATTTTCACATACAGGCTTTTAGATTGTATAAATCATCATTTCTCTTATAAGAGTGTTTCCTTCTCCTATTTAATTTTTGGGTGATTGAAGATTAAGATTTTAGTTAGAGAACATATTTTAATCTTCCTATGTCTTAGATATTATGTTCTCTTGAGTttgaatttgtaatatttttccttcaaattatACGTGACTCATCACAAACATGTTTATAATGTTATTATTGGTTTGtctgtttttcttattttgttaatttattttctgtttattaaaaattaaatttcaaacctaaaagatattaattatttttactgtTCGAATAGAGTGTTGAATTTTTCATGAATACTGaaacatcatatcatcaaaAGTTAACACAAATAGtgctatattttatataaatacaataaaatatactCATATGTAGACCCGTGGACTTATCACAATTAATTGCATTCTCAAGGCAATTTTATCGTATTGTCGTTAAACTTCGATGTTTAGGTgctttatagaaaaataagtcaTTTGTTTGGTACATATTTTAGGATCTTTTTGTTGTAGTATGCAGAATATgtaattgaaatttatatttcTGATAAATTTGTCTCGCGCCTTTGTTATTTCATTAAAGGcattatatgtatttattattatttttcaatcagGAATTTAGAGACTATATTCTCTTAATTAGTTTCACATATTTCTGGTTTGATAGCAAATGTACCAttctattttatgattttttttaatgaataataaataaatagtaaaattatatattgttaATTTCAGTATTTTCTATCTTataactcacttttaaataaataaaaaaattataataatagtaAGGGCAACGTGTAACGCACGTTATCAGAaactagtaataataataatgagataTAACTAtattaggaatttttttttagcagAGGTCCTTTTCCACTGTAGGTCCTACTTTTCATCACACAATTCTAGAGAATGTGAAAGCAAGACTATTTACAAAGAATTAAGCACACAATAAATAAAGCAAGACGTAGTTGATTTGCCATGTCTTAGGTGGCTGATTAGAGGAATTTTTTGCCTCCATATTTGACAAATTCTGATTGAGATGTGAAATACTTGATTGAATGGAAAAATCTCCTAAAAAGAGATCTTATTGCTATTCAAAGTCTGTAAACCACAGGTTACTAGTACTAATATTTGCACTAATGGAGAAAGCCGTCACTATTTTAACAATACTCTTGTTGCCTCACTATGTTATGACCCAAACCAACATTAACACTGATCAATTAGCTCTTCTCTCTTTTAAATCCCAAATTAGTTCCGACCCCTTTCACTTCTTGAATGAAAGTTGGTCTCCTGCTATTTCTGTTTGTCGTTGGGTTGGAGTCATTTGTGGTTCTCGTCACCAGCGAGTGAAGTCGTTGAAGCTTTCCAACTTGGCTCTTACAGGCAGAATTCCCCGTGATTTTGGAAACCTCACATTTCTTGTTTCTCTTGACTTGGGAAACAACCATTTCCATGGAAATTTGCCTCAAGAAATGGCACATTTGCGTCGGCTTAAGTTTCTTGATTTAGGTTTAAACAGCTTCAGAGGGGAAATTCCTTCTTGGTTTGGGTTTTTACACCAACTTCAAGTTGTAAACCTTAGGAGTAACAGTTTTACTGGTTCCATTCCTCCGTCACTCTCGAATGCCTCAAGGTTGGAGATTTTAGAAATATCTACCAATTTACTTGAAGGAAACATCCCGGAAGAGATTGGCAATCTTCACAACCTGAAATCGTTGTCCATAGAACAAAATCAGCTTACGGGTTCTATACCATTCACAATATTCAATATTTCTAGAATTGAAGTCAtttcattttcatataataGCCTATCAGGAGATCTTCCCAATGGTTTATGCAATGATCTCCCAATACTCAAAGAGCTTTATCTATCCGGAAACAAGCTTGATGGTCGTATGCCTACAAGCTTGTCAAATTGTTCACGACTTCAAATATTGTCTCTATCTGGAAATAATTTTGATGGACCAATACATAATGAAATTGTAAGATTGAGTAACTTGCAGAAATTGTATCTCGGATACAACCATTTCACAGGTATATATGTTTTATCTTATGAATGCTACTACTATTGTATCTAatcacatctttctttattacACATTGAATGCAGGTATAATTCCAGAAGAAATCGGAAATCTTGTTAATTTGGTGGACTTAAGCGTGGAGAATAACCAGCTTACCGGCTCTATCCCGAACTCCATATTCAATATCTCATCGCTGCAATCATTGTTACTGTGGGGCAACAATCTTAGTGGATGCTTACCAGGGGAGATTGGCAACTTAACCAAGATGCAATTCTTAAATCTTAAAGAAAATAGGTTTACTGGTACGTATTCAAAGTTATAGCGATCTGTATTGAACTAGCTAGTTAAACTCATTCTTTCTTCACGTGTTGACAGGTGAAATACCCAAAGATATAAGAAATCTCGTTGAGTTGGAGGAATTTGATGTTGGGTTTAATAGTTTTAGTGGTTCACTTCCAATGGAGATCTTCAACATATCACGACTGAGAACAATTCAACTTTCAGACAGCAATCTTAACCAACATTGAAGAGCTTTATCTGCATACCTTAACCAATCTTGTTGGGACTATTCCTCATTCTATCTTCAATTGTTCAAAGCTTACTGATCTAGAGCTTTCACAAAACAAACTCACAGGATTGATTCCCAATTCTCTTGGATATTAGACTCATCTAAACTTCCTAAACTTGTGGGGAAACAATTTAACCAGTGATTCATTTTTAAGCTTCCTCACTTCCTTAACCAATTGCAGAAGATTAACAACTCTTTCTCTATCTTTCAACCCTCTAAATGGCATGCTTCCGGTCTCCCTAGGGAATTTCTCCAAATCTCTTGTAAAGTTTTATGCCGCTGCTTGCAAGATTAACGGTCAGATTCCAAATGAAGTTGGCAACTTAAGCAGCGTATTAGACCTTGATCTTTCTAATAATAACTTGATTGGATCAATTCCTACCTCAACTCGTAACTTGAGAAACCTTCAGCGCCTGTACTTGAACAACAACAAGCTTACGGGATTTATTGGAGATAATTTATGTAAATTGCAGCATTTGGGTGCTATTTACTTGGGACAAAATCAACTTTCAGGATCTCTTCCTAATTGTTTAGGGAACGTCACTTCCCTTAGAGAGATACATATGTATTCCAATAAATTGAGTTCCAATATACCAACAAGCTTAGGAAATCTTAAAAATCTAATGGTTCTTAACTTGTCATCAAACAACATGGTTGGTCCTTTACCTTTGGAAATTGGAAATCTAAAGGCTATGACATAAATGGATCTGTCAATGAATCAATTTTCAAATGGAATTCCTAGGGAAATTGGAGGATTGCAAAATCTGGTGCATCTTTCTTTGAGACACAACAAGTTGCAAGGATCTATACCTGACTCAGTGAGCAACATGGTAGGTTTGGAATTCCTAGACATTTCTCATAATAATATATTAGGAACCATTCCTATGTCTATGGAGAAACTTCAATACCTCAAGTATTTCAATGTTTCTGACAACAAATTGTATGGTGAAATACCCTCGGGGGTCCCTTTCAAGAACCTCTCGAGTCAGTTTTTTATCGACAATGAAGCATTGTGTGGTTCTTCAAGATTTAGTGTCCCGCGATGCCCCACTTCATCAAAGCACAGATCAAATAGGAAACAAATGTTTGCTCTATTTCTTATGCTGGGAATTGCACTTGTATTTGTTCCTATTGCCTTTGTGTTCGTATGGATAAGGTATAGAAGAGGTAAAAGAGTTCCTCAACGAGCTGATTCATTGTCTATCGCAACAACAGAAAGAATTTCATACTATGAACTGCTCCAAGCAACTGATTCACTTAGCGAGAGTACTAATCTGATTGGCTCTGGAAGTTTTGGCTCTGTTTACAAAGGCGTTCTCAGGAGTGGGACTGCCATTGCAGTTAAAGTGTTCAATCTGCAACTGGAAGCGGCATTCAAGAGTTTCGATATAGAATGTGAAGTTTTGCGTAGCCTTCGCCATAGAAATCTCGTGAAAGTCATCACTAgttgttccaaccttgattttaaGGCTTTAGTGCTCGAGTATATGCCTAATGGAAGTCTTGACAAGTATTTGTATTCGCACAACTATTTCCTAGACATCAGGCAGAGACTAAGCATTATGATAGATGTTGCATATGCTTTGGAATATCTTCATCATGGATGCTCCTCTCCGGTGATTCACTGTGACCTGAAGCCTAGTAACGTCTTGCTGGATGAGGATATGGTTGCCCACCTAAGCGACTTTGGTATTTCAAAACTGCTTGGTGAAGATGAGAGTGATTTATACACTAAAACGTTAGCAACATTTGGTTATATTGCACCGGGTATGTCTCTTTGTTTTTGCTAATTTGAACATTGATTTTTCGTCTTTTGTTTTTCAATCAAGAAAGTATATtgcatatttaaattaattgtctGACTGTAGAGTATGGACTGAATGGACTGGTGTCAATAAAATGTGATGTCTATAGTTACGGGATCATGTTGCTGGAAACGTTTACTAGGAGAAAGCCTACTGAGTTTGAGGGAGATCTTAGCTTGAAGCAATGGGTGAGTTATTCACTCCCCGAGGCAGTAATGGACGTTGTAGATGCCAATTTGGTAACAGTACCAATGGATAATTGCTTACAGAAGGAGCTAGATGTTGTGGCATCAATCATGAAAGTGGCATTAGATTGTTGTGCTGAATCTCCGGCAAGAAGGACAAACATGAAAGATGTTGTAGGGATGCTACAGAAGATCAAGATTCAACTTCTTACATGTTGAGCATTTTCTCAGAATCTCTTGTTACAAATCAATCACTTGTTTGCTAAATTTTTGGATTCATGTAAAGATTGCTTCTGTTTTTTTTAGCATTTGATTTGTGCATGATTCAGTTTTCAGAAATTCTAGATGGTTGGAATAAATATCACTATTTCCTTTGATTACCGGCAAATCTTGAAACAGAATGAGTTCAGTGCTTCTATCCTTTGTTTTGTGCTTTTTACTGATGCAGAGGATGAGTGAGTTTGTGTTCTTTTACCTTTAATTTTGCGCAGTATTCTTATGTAATGTGTTGGAGCAAAATGCATTTCAAGTATTTGAGCATTTCAATATTTAATCATGTGAAATGTGATTGTGCAACATTTCATTTACTACCCTATaatctttctataaatagtgaaggtctttcattattttatatataagaaaacaTAGAGGGTAAAAGATGAAAAGTATTATATCGTGTTTATATTGAGATTAGTGTAGTGAAAGTGAGTGTTGagatagagaaaaaatattctaagtcttccGCTAATTATATGTTGTCAGTGTCGGTTGAATGGGAAAGCCACTAAATCAAGTGTTTTAGACAATTAGACCccaggtaaaaaaaaaaaaaaaaaaaaagacaattagACCCCCAAATTGAAGTCCCCAAAATTTTATTCTATATGctataaaaatatgaataagaagtactaaattatttctaaatgtGAAGAAGTTAGTGAAATACATCTGGTACGACAATTGGACAGGCTTGGGATCACTTTATCATGTCTTACCAGAAGCCGAGGAAGAGGAAATAGAGGTCAACACTTTCGCAGGGATGGAAGGATGGAATATACATGAGCGAAGGGATTGTATGCCAGAGGAGTATGTGCAGCATATTATTAGAAGCATACCACCTCCAGATATTAATAGTGATATTGACCAGGCAAAGTGGAGCTGGAAACAACGGGGAGATTCTCTGTGAAGAGTGCTTGGGGATACATAAGACTGAAAGAGGAAAAGGAAGACATTTTTAAGCATATGTGGATTAACAAATTGCCTttcaaaatgtcatttttccttTGGAGACTATGGAAGTTTAGAATTCCAATAGATGAAGTTTTTCTAACCTCATCCATAGCTGCAAGGCGATGGAGATTGTTTGCTAATTTTGCAGGAATAAATATCAAAGGTTTGCAACTTTCACAAGTGATTCAAAAATGGTGGACAACACCATTTTGCTCAAAGCTAAGACCTATTATCACTGCAGTACCAACAATTATTCTATGGCATTTATGGAAAAGAAGGAGTAGTATCAAACATGGAAGAAGGATGAGTTACAACATTCTGATTTATAGAGTTAGCAATGACATATGGAGATTGGTGTAAATAACTTATCCCGCTATGCAACAAATTCCTAGAAGTTGGCCAGATATAATAGATTTTTTGGGAAATTACAAGCCcaaaatatactattcatcTATCACATGGAAACCACCTGAGTTAGGTACCCTAAAATGCAACACTGATGGAGCATCAAGGGGTAATCCAGGTAGAAGTGCTTATGGGTTTTGCTTGAGAAATCATAAAGGGGATCTAATCTACGCTCAAGGGGAAGAAATCAATGAATGCACAACATTGAGGCAGAGGCAATTGCAATCAAAGAAGCAATTTATCACTGTGTTGCCATATGTCTCGATAAGGTATGCATTGAAACAGATTCTTTAATTTTGGTGAAGATACTAGCCGGAATTTGGGAAGTGCCTTGGTATATTGCTATTCTAGTAAGTGATATCAAGGCTCTGGCACTTCAATGTCAAGTTAGGATCCAACATGTTTATAGGGAAGGGAATACATTGGTGGATTACATGGCTAATCTAGCTTCGGATAGGGAAGGGAGATTGAGTTTTTCCACTTTCACCGAACTACCCAGGAAAATCCTAAACCTTGAAAAACAACTAGTGCCAAACTTAAGGATCAAAACTAAAAGGATTTCACAGCAACACAACATCAAGGAAGGGgaattttcttttatcattTGATCAATAAGTGAATACGATATGGAAGAATTCAAATTCAGATTTCTAACATAGCGAGAATTCACACGAGTTCACTTCGGTCCAATTTACAACAAGACTAATAGCCTACTGGAGAGACAGTTTATATTTTTGCAGATAAAAAATATGTCAATACAAAGGGCAGagctatttttttcaaataaaaaacgCTCAATTCGAATGAGGCAAAATAAGTTATACATCTGGTCATGCATTTGAAGCCACTGGAATTTCAATTCACACGCAGGGCACACTTTCAACTGAGAGATTAAAAGACCTtgatttcaactcattttcatACTTTGTACTTAGCTACAATGTAAAGGATGGATCTTAATCATGAAAGAAGAAGTTACAAAG
This genomic interval from Solanum stenotomum isolate F172 unplaced genomic scaffold, ASM1918654v1 scaffold29379, whole genome shotgun sequence contains the following:
- the LOC125851747 gene encoding probable leucine-rich repeat receptor-like protein kinase At1g35710; the protein is MEKAVTILTILLLPHYVMTQTNINTDQLALLSFKSQISSDPFHFLNESWSPAISVCRWVGVICGSRHQRVKSLKLSNLALTGRIPRDFGNLTFLVSLDLGNNHFHGNLPQEMAHLRRLKFLDLGLNSFRGEIPSWFGFLHQLQVVNLRSNSFTGSIPPSLSNASRLEILEISTNLLEGNIPEEIGNLHNLKSLSIEQNQLTGSIPFTIFNISRIEVISFSYNSLSGDLPNGLCNDLPILKELYLSGNKLDGRMPTSLSNCSRLQILSLSGNNFDGPIHNEIVRLSNLQKLYLGYNHFTGIIPEEIGNLVNLVDLSVENNQLTGSIPNSIFNISSLQSLLLWGNNLSGCLPGEIGNLTKMQFLNLKENRFTGEIPKDIRNLVELEEFDVGFNSFSGSLPMEIFNISRLRTIQLSDSNLNQH
- the LOC125851750 gene encoding probable LRR receptor-like serine/threonine-protein kinase At3g47570, which codes for MDLSMNQFSNGIPREIGGLQNLVHLSLRHNKLQGSIPDSVSNMVGLEFLDISHNNILGTIPMSMEKLQYLKYFNVSDNKLYGEIPSGVPFKNLSSQFFIDNEALCGSSRFSVPRCPTSSKHRSNRKQMFALFLMLGIALVFVPIAFVFVWIRYRRGKRVPQRADSLSIATTERISYYELLQATDSLSESTNLIGSGSFGSVYKGVLRSGTAIAVKVFNLQLEAAFKSFDIECEVLRSLRHRNLVKVITSCSNLDFKALVLEYMPNGSLDKYLYSHNYFLDIRQRLSIMIDVAYALEYLHHGCSSPVIHCDLKPSNVLLDEDMVAHLSDFGISKLLGEDESDLYTKTLATFGYIAPEYGLNGLVSIKCDVYSYGIMLLETFTRRKPTEFEGDLSLKQWVSYSLPEAVMDVVDANLVTVPMDNCLQKELDVVASIMKVALDCCAESPARRTNMKDVVGMLQKIKIQLLTC